One Mycolicibacterium rufum genomic window, GCCGCAGTGCACTTCAGTCGGGAAGGCAGCTGTCCATGTCTACACCTATTCGCCCCGAGGTGGCCCTGTCCGGGCGTGCGCTTGTCGCAGCCGAGGGCACCGGCCTGGAACGCGACGCCGTCGGCTTCTGGGGCGTATTCGCACAGGGGCTCGCGGCCGCTGCACCCAGCGTGGCCGTCGCCGTCGTGCCCTTCTCACTGTTTGTCGCGGCCGGCAAGGGAGCAGCCTGGGCAGTCCTCGTCGGCCTCCTCATCGCTGTTCTCATCGCCGCCACCATCAGCTTCCAGGCCAAGCGCACCGTGTCGTCGGGCTCGCTGGGCACCTACACCGGCAACGGACTCGGTCCGGGTTTCGCCTTCGCCGCCGGCTTCAGCCTGCTGATCGGTTACATCGGCTTCGCCACGACCGGAACCCTTGGTGGCGTGCTGTATCTGGACTCCTTCCTCGAGTCGGTCGGACTCGGCTCGCAGGCGCACTGGTTCCGCCTGCTGCTGGTCCTTGTCGTGGTCGGAGCGGCCGTGTACCTGCCCTATCGCGGGGTCTCGATCTCTGCGCGCTACGAGTTGATCTTCGAGCTGATCGCGATCGCGTCGATCCTCGTCATCATCGTCGGTGCCTACCTCAGCTACGGCTTCCGCATCGACTGGGAGCAGTGGGACCCCAAGCATCTCACTGTCAGCGCCACGTTCATCGCGGCGGTCTCGGCGGTTGGTTCTTACGCCGGCTTCGAAAGCGTGGCCTCCTTGGGGGCCGAGGCGAAGGACGCGCATCGCAATATCGCCCGATCGCTGCTGCGGGTGGTGCTGCTGCTCGGCGTGCTCTACATCGTCGCGACCTACCCGCAGATCCTGTTCTTCGACTCGATCGACGGGGACAAGGCCGTGCTTCCGCAGCTGGCCGACAGCGTGGGCGTGCCCTGGGTGAACCAGGTCGTCAGCGCCGCAGTCGCGGTGGCGTTCATCGTTTTCGTCACTGCGGTGACCACCGCCGGCGCCCGGTCCCTGTTCACCTTCGCCCACGAGGGAGCGCTTCCCGCACGGCTGGCCCGCGTACACCCGAAGTACCGCACGCCCTATGTCGGCGTGTTGTTCATCGGGCTTCTCGCGCTCGCGTTCTCGGTGGTCGCCACCTTCAGTTCCGCGGGTCGCCTGGTCTTCGACGTGTACGGGGGATACGTGGCGACGTGGGGATTCCTGATCAGCTATCTGCTGGTCGTGATCGCCACCCCGCTCTGGCTGCGAAAGATCAAGGCGCTGACCCCGACTCGGCTCGGGGTGTCGGCTGCAGCCACCCTGGCTCTCGGCTACGTGATCTTCAGCAACTTCTATCCCGTACCCGAGTTCCCCTTCAACATCCTGCCGTTCATCTTCGCCGCGATCCTTGGGGCCGGACTGCTGTGGTTCTGGTTCCTCAAGCGCACCAGGCCCGAGATCGCCCGCCGGGTGGGGACGATCCAGACGCTTTCCGAAGAAGAACAGCAGCGCCTCGCCGACGAAGGCATCCTCGACGTGCTGAAGCACCGCAGCGGTGGAGAGAATCCCGAATCCCGAGCGGAGTCCGAACAGGTGACTCGATGACCGTCCTCGTACCGTCGTGGCTCGAGGCCGCTCGATCGGTCAAGGAGTCCCTGAGAGTCGATGCCGCCCAACGAGATCGGTCCGGAGGCACGCCCACCGACGAGATCGACCTCCTCAGGGGCGCTGGACTGCTGGGGATTTTCGTCCCCCGTGAACTCGGTGGCGGAGGGGCGACGTGGTCCGAGGTGGCTTCAGTGGTCGGTGCCGTCGCGCAGGCCGATTCGTCCATCGCCCATGTGCTGCTCTACCACTACTTCGGCAGCCTGGCCGGGACCCGCGGTGAGAACGGTCTCGTCGGGTCCGAACGTGCGCGCCGGATCGCAGAACAGCGACTGTTCAACGGCACTGTGGCCCAGGCGGCGTACCCCCCGCTGATCTCGGCGACCCAGACGTCCGACGGATTTCGACTCAACGGCACCAAGCACTTCACCAGTGGCGCCGCGCTCGCCGATGTACTGGTGGTGTGGACGGTCTTCGACCAGGACACGGTGCTCCTCGGGGACGACGTCTCGGGCCTGCTCGCCACCTTCCACGTCGACGCAGATGCTCCCGGCCTGACCTTCGGTGAGGATTGGGACAACGTCGGCCAACGCCTGACCGTCAGCGGGAGTGCGACGCTGTCCGACGTCGAGGCGCGTACCGGCGACATCATCGGTTACGGCTACGGAGTGGTCGATGCACGCCCGTCGGATCATCTCGATGTGCTGCACATGTACGTCGGGTTCGCCACCATCTTCACGGGAATCGCGGTCGGCGCGCTCGAGGAAGCCGCGGACTACACCCGCAGCCGGTCGCGGGCCTGGGTCGAATCGCCCTACTCGCGCGCGACCGAGGACCCGTTGGTGCGGGAGCGCTACGGGCAGCTGTGGACGCAGGTGCAGTCTGCGGTCGCGCTGACCGACCGCGCGAATGCCGCACTCGACGCGGTGCGGGAGGCGGGCACCGACCTCACCTGGACGCACCGGGCCGAGGCCGTCACCCTCATCAACGCCGCCAGGGTGCATGCCAGCGAGGTCGCCCTCACCGTCTCCAGCCGGTTGTTCGAGGTCACCGGCGCCCGTTCCAGTGCGGTCGCGGCGCGGACTGGATCGCTTCTGGCGTAATGCAAGAACGCTGAGTCTGCACGACCCCCTGCCGCACAAACAGGTGCAGATCGGAACCTACGTGCTCGACGGCGTCGAGCCGTCTCCCGGCTTCTACTCGTGACCGTCGTCTGATGAGAGTGAGAACATGACTGTGACCTACCTGCGGGGCGTGGACCACTGGTCGGTGGCGCCGGCCACCGAGCACGACCACGCCCTGATCGCCGACTTCCTCGCCACCACCCCTGGTCTCGGAGGGCGCAAGTTCGCGGCCGATTCCCGCGACGTGGCCGAACAACTCGGCGGTGCGTTCCCCGGCGCCGCCACGGTGGCGCGGGACGGTTCCGGGCGGGTGCGTGGATATGCGTCGCTCAATCAGCCGCACGGGGTGGAACCGGAGCTGTTCGCAGAGTTCGCCCTCGACCCTGCGGTACCGCAGGACATCGCCGACGCGGTCGTCGCATTCGTCCTCGACCGGTTCGTCACGGAGAGCAGCTCGATCCCGGACTCGTTCTTCCGCACCATCATCGGCACCGCCCAGCAGGCTGTGATCGATGCCCTACTGCGTCACGGCGCCCGTGAGGAGGGTCAATTCATCCGGACCCGCAAACCGCTGCACGACGAAGACGCGGGACTGCTGGCCGGCTTCGCGATTCCCGGTGTCACGGTCATCGGCTGGCCGGAGGTCATCGCACGCGGACTCGGCGAGGAGGTGCGCCGACTGCAGTTCGATACATTCCTCGAGCACTTCGGCAACATGTCGAAGACCCCGGACCTGTGGGAACACCACATCCACAGTCGTTCCTTCGCTCCCGATTTCAGTGTCGCCGCCCTCGACGAGGGCGGCGCGGTGATCGGCTACGTGCTGGGTTCTTTGTTCACCGCCGGCGTCGCCCCGACCGAAGAGCGCAGCGCGCACACCGACTACATCGGCGTGCGGGCCGATCAGCGGCGGCGGGGGATCGCCGAGCTGCTTCTCAAGCGGATTTGGCTGGCGGCGCTGCGCCGGGGCCTGGCCGTCGCGTCGCTGGGCACCGACATCCATAACCGGACCAACGCGCACGTGCTGTACCACCGGCTCGGTTACCGCGCCGTCGAGCACTCGACGGCCTACCGCATCGACGGCGCGGGCCGATGAT contains:
- a CDS encoding acyl-CoA dehydrogenase family protein, which gives rise to MTVLVPSWLEAARSVKESLRVDAAQRDRSGGTPTDEIDLLRGAGLLGIFVPRELGGGGATWSEVASVVGAVAQADSSIAHVLLYHYFGSLAGTRGENGLVGSERARRIAEQRLFNGTVAQAAYPPLISATQTSDGFRLNGTKHFTSGAALADVLVVWTVFDQDTVLLGDDVSGLLATFHVDADAPGLTFGEDWDNVGQRLTVSGSATLSDVEARTGDIIGYGYGVVDARPSDHLDVLHMYVGFATIFTGIAVGALEEAADYTRSRSRAWVESPYSRATEDPLVRERYGQLWTQVQSAVALTDRANAALDAVREAGTDLTWTHRAEAVTLINAARVHASEVALTVSSRLFEVTGARSSAVAARTGSLLA
- a CDS encoding GNAT family N-acetyltransferase, whose translation is MTVTYLRGVDHWSVAPATEHDHALIADFLATTPGLGGRKFAADSRDVAEQLGGAFPGAATVARDGSGRVRGYASLNQPHGVEPELFAEFALDPAVPQDIADAVVAFVLDRFVTESSSIPDSFFRTIIGTAQQAVIDALLRHGAREEGQFIRTRKPLHDEDAGLLAGFAIPGVTVIGWPEVIARGLGEEVRRLQFDTFLEHFGNMSKTPDLWEHHIHSRSFAPDFSVAALDEGGAVIGYVLGSLFTAGVAPTEERSAHTDYIGVRADQRRRGIAELLLKRIWLAALRRGLAVASLGTDIHNRTNAHVLYHRLGYRAVEHSTAYRIDGAGR
- a CDS encoding APC family permease, with the protein product MSTPIRPEVALSGRALVAAEGTGLERDAVGFWGVFAQGLAAAAPSVAVAVVPFSLFVAAGKGAAWAVLVGLLIAVLIAATISFQAKRTVSSGSLGTYTGNGLGPGFAFAAGFSLLIGYIGFATTGTLGGVLYLDSFLESVGLGSQAHWFRLLLVLVVVGAAVYLPYRGVSISARYELIFELIAIASILVIIVGAYLSYGFRIDWEQWDPKHLTVSATFIAAVSAVGSYAGFESVASLGAEAKDAHRNIARSLLRVVLLLGVLYIVATYPQILFFDSIDGDKAVLPQLADSVGVPWVNQVVSAAVAVAFIVFVTAVTTAGARSLFTFAHEGALPARLARVHPKYRTPYVGVLFIGLLALAFSVVATFSSAGRLVFDVYGGYVATWGFLISYLLVVIATPLWLRKIKALTPTRLGVSAAATLALGYVIFSNFYPVPEFPFNILPFIFAAILGAGLLWFWFLKRTRPEIARRVGTIQTLSEEEQQRLADEGILDVLKHRSGGENPESRAESEQVTR